In Aquimarina spinulae, a single window of DNA contains:
- a CDS encoding NAD(P)/FAD-dependent oxidoreductase, giving the protein MNDENIDVLVVGAGPSGCVAASYLHNNGYNVKVVEKSLFPRFVIGESLLPRCMDHFEEVGLLDCLKECEFEVKSGARFIKGEKVCNFDFSKKHTEGWDWTWQVPRADFDLALTKELINRGVDICFEEEVVAVDFEGKISKTTIKDKEGKHRVITAKYVIDSSGYGRVLPRLLDLEQPSELPKHSSIFTHVQDINRPEGGEGTLITFDVIDTETWLWVIPFSNGVTSIGYVGPTEFLDSFEGNATEKLTQMLQRSDYFYERFKNVDFMFDPISIKNYSKSVKQLYGKGYVLTGNSAEFLDPVFSSGVTFATESALLAAKLVAKELQDEAVDWEQEYTGYIKGGVHVFSSYVKEWYTGNLQKLFFHQPENPQIKRQICAVLAGYVWDETNPFVTKHNRLIKTVAHMIDMETEAEILDDKNTLPK; this is encoded by the coding sequence ATGAATGATGAAAATATTGATGTTTTAGTAGTAGGAGCAGGGCCTTCGGGATGTGTTGCAGCCTCTTATTTACATAATAATGGTTATAATGTGAAAGTTGTTGAAAAGAGCCTTTTTCCAAGATTTGTGATCGGAGAAAGTCTTTTGCCAAGATGTATGGATCATTTTGAAGAAGTAGGACTATTAGATTGCCTAAAAGAATGTGAGTTCGAAGTGAAATCAGGAGCACGATTTATTAAAGGAGAGAAGGTTTGTAATTTTGATTTTAGTAAAAAGCATACAGAAGGTTGGGATTGGACATGGCAAGTGCCTCGTGCAGATTTTGATTTGGCTCTTACAAAAGAACTTATTAATAGAGGTGTAGATATCTGTTTTGAAGAAGAAGTCGTTGCTGTAGATTTTGAAGGGAAAATTTCAAAAACTACGATAAAGGATAAAGAAGGGAAACATCGTGTTATTACTGCAAAGTATGTTATAGATTCTAGTGGTTATGGAAGAGTACTGCCCAGACTTTTAGACTTAGAACAGCCATCTGAGTTGCCAAAACACTCTTCGATTTTTACGCATGTTCAGGATATTAATAGACCCGAAGGAGGCGAAGGGACATTGATTACATTTGATGTGATAGATACAGAAACCTGGTTATGGGTGATTCCTTTTTCTAATGGGGTTACTAGTATAGGTTATGTAGGGCCAACAGAGTTTCTAGATTCATTTGAAGGTAATGCTACAGAGAAATTAACACAAATGTTACAGCGTTCGGATTATTTCTATGAGCGTTTTAAGAATGTTGATTTTATGTTTGATCCTATATCAATTAAAAATTATTCAAAATCTGTAAAACAATTGTACGGCAAAGGATATGTGTTAACAGGAAATAGTGCAGAGTTTTTAGATCCTGTGTTTTCTTCTGGAGTTACATTTGCTACCGAATCTGCATTGTTAGCGGCAAAACTTGTCGCTAAAGAGTTGCAAGATGAAGCTGTAGATTGGGAGCAAGAATATACTGGGTATATTAAAGGAGGTGTTCATGTTTTTTCATCTTATGTAAAAGAATGGTATACAGGAAATCTTCAAAAGTTATTTTTCCACCAACCAGAAAATCCACAAATTAAACGACAAATATGTGCGGTTTTAGCGGGTTATGTGTGGGATGAAACAAATCCTTTTGTTACCAAACATAATAGATTAATTAAAACGGTTGCCCATATGATAGATATGGAAACCGAAGCCGAAATCTTAGATGATAAAAATACACTGCCCAAGTAG
- a CDS encoding HAL/PAL/TAL family ammonia-lyase, translating into MLTLKGKIEIQDFFDIIFKEESIAIDESVLATVEESFNFLKEFSENKIIYGVNTGFGPMAQYKINDKERNQLQYNLIRSHASGTGNPIPPMYVKAAMLARLNTLCLGYSGVHKSVVDVMTSLINKDITPLIYEHGGVGASGDLVQLAHLALTLIGEGEVFHEGEQKNTKEVFEQENINPITIALREGLGLMNGTSVMTGVGLVNTIYTRRLLNWMITASCAINEIVKAYDDHLSQELNHAKKHVGQQQIAKQMREHLESSSLIRKREEYLYTDQTEVTVFKEKVQEYYSLRCVPQILGPVLDTLNNIEKILIEEVNSANDNPIIDVKEKHVYHGGNFHGDYVSLEMDKLKIVVTKLSMLAERQLNYLLNSKLNDILPPFVNLAKLGLNFGMQGVQFTATSTTAENQMLSNPMYVHSIPNNNDNQDIVSMGTNAALITKKVIENAFEVVAIELITVVQAIEYLDVKDQVSTNTKKMYDAIRNIVPIFTEDVVMYPYVNQVKDFIINNETIEA; encoded by the coding sequence ATGCTAACACTAAAAGGGAAAATAGAAATACAGGACTTTTTTGACATTATATTTAAAGAAGAATCGATTGCAATAGACGAAAGTGTTCTAGCAACTGTAGAAGAAAGTTTTAATTTTTTAAAAGAATTTTCTGAAAATAAAATCATTTATGGTGTAAATACTGGTTTTGGGCCAATGGCACAATACAAAATAAACGATAAAGAAAGAAATCAACTACAATACAATTTAATAAGAAGTCATGCTTCGGGAACAGGAAATCCAATTCCTCCCATGTATGTAAAAGCAGCTATGTTAGCGCGTTTAAACACCCTGTGCCTAGGGTATTCTGGTGTTCATAAATCTGTTGTAGATGTTATGACTTCTTTGATTAATAAAGATATTACTCCTCTTATTTATGAACATGGTGGTGTTGGTGCTAGTGGAGATTTGGTTCAATTAGCACATTTAGCCTTAACTCTTATTGGCGAAGGAGAAGTGTTTCATGAAGGAGAACAAAAAAACACTAAAGAAGTTTTTGAACAAGAAAATATCAATCCCATTACGATTGCTTTACGAGAAGGACTTGGCTTAATGAACGGTACATCTGTGATGACTGGAGTGGGGTTAGTAAATACGATTTATACCAGAAGACTATTAAACTGGATGATTACGGCTTCATGTGCAATTAATGAAATTGTAAAAGCGTATGATGACCATTTATCACAAGAATTAAATCATGCAAAAAAGCATGTAGGACAGCAACAAATTGCTAAGCAAATGCGAGAGCATTTAGAAAGTAGTTCTTTAATCAGAAAAAGAGAAGAGTATCTATATACCGATCAAACTGAAGTAACTGTTTTTAAAGAGAAGGTTCAGGAATACTATTCATTACGTTGTGTTCCTCAAATATTAGGCCCGGTTTTAGACACTTTAAACAATATTGAAAAAATCCTAATAGAAGAAGTTAACTCTGCTAATGATAATCCTATTATCGATGTTAAAGAAAAACACGTATATCATGGAGGTAATTTTCATGGAGACTATGTTTCTTTAGAAATGGATAAGTTAAAAATTGTGGTTACCAAATTATCGATGTTGGCAGAACGTCAATTAAATTACTTATTAAATTCTAAATTAAACGATATACTTCCTCCTTTTGTAAATCTTGCTAAACTAGGCTTAAACTTTGGAATGCAAGGAGTACAATTTACAGCTACATCTACTACAGCAGAAAACCAAATGCTATCAAACCCGATGTATGTGCATAGTATCCCTAATAATAATGACAATCAAGATATTGTAAGTATGGGAACAAATGCTGCCCTGATTACAAAAAAGGTTATAGAAAATGCTTTTGAAGTTGTTGCGATAGAACTAATAACTGTTGTTCAGGCAATAGAATATTTAGATGTAAAAGATCAAGTTTCTACGAATACAAAAAAGATGTATGATGCTATACGAAATATAGTTCCTATATTTACAGAAGATGTTGTTATGTACCCCTATGTGAATCAAGTAAAAGATTTTATTATTAATAATGAAACCATAGAAGCGTGA
- a CDS encoding WG repeat-containing protein: MKTKHFLIFVISLCSLVGSAQELALAKFDGKFGYLTKSGDWQIPATLDVAKNFSEDLAAARKGKLWGFINRKGEWVIEPGFDKVKAFSSGIAVVLKSKEWFYINTKGEKILTNVDSDKIYDFKDGFAIVRKEDKVGFINTKGETTVAPKFSKAFNFRNGYAKVREGEKWGLIDPSGNYFVKTTYDGVSNVYHNIIVATKGLRHGLIIKGEFKEVSGAQKIWDFSVNGEYTYAKKNDKIGFINKNGEWIIEPAYDKVRAFNNGLAPVLKDGKWGYINVSGETVIPFKFRDAEIFSADGLAPVKTKKLWGFVNTKGELIIEEKYEITAGGFSVFKKNAQKGFVNGLARVKQKKSWCYLNTKGEILKNLWFENLELFN; this comes from the coding sequence ATGAAAACTAAACATTTTTTAATTTTTGTAATTTCTCTTTGTTCGCTAGTAGGATCTGCTCAAGAACTAGCATTAGCAAAATTTGACGGTAAATTTGGTTATCTTACAAAATCAGGTGACTGGCAAATACCCGCAACATTAGATGTTGCAAAAAACTTTTCTGAAGATCTAGCTGCTGCAAGAAAAGGTAAACTATGGGGATTTATAAATAGAAAAGGAGAATGGGTTATTGAGCCTGGTTTCGATAAAGTTAAAGCTTTTAGTTCTGGTATAGCTGTCGTTTTAAAAAGTAAAGAATGGTTTTATATCAATACCAAAGGAGAGAAAATCCTTACCAATGTTGATTCTGACAAAATTTATGATTTCAAAGACGGTTTTGCTATCGTACGAAAAGAAGATAAAGTAGGTTTTATCAATACCAAAGGAGAGACTACAGTAGCTCCAAAATTTTCGAAAGCATTCAATTTTAGAAATGGATATGCAAAAGTAAGAGAGGGTGAAAAATGGGGATTAATTGATCCTTCTGGTAATTATTTTGTAAAAACAACCTATGATGGCGTGAGCAATGTCTATCACAATATAATTGTAGCTACTAAAGGCCTTCGTCATGGATTGATTATTAAAGGAGAGTTTAAAGAAGTATCAGGAGCTCAAAAAATATGGGATTTCTCTGTAAATGGAGAATATACTTATGCCAAAAAAAATGATAAAATTGGATTTATCAATAAAAATGGAGAATGGATAATTGAGCCCGCATATGATAAAGTAAGAGCTTTTAATAATGGATTAGCACCTGTATTAAAAGATGGTAAATGGGGATATATTAACGTTAGTGGCGAAACTGTAATTCCTTTTAAATTCAGAGATGCAGAAATATTTAGTGCTGATGGACTAGCTCCTGTTAAAACTAAAAAACTTTGGGGATTCGTAAATACAAAAGGAGAACTCATTATAGAAGAAAAATATGAAATTACTGCTGGTGGTTTTTCTGTTTTTAAAAAAAATGCACAAAAAGGTTTTGTAAATGGCTTAGCAAGAGTTAAACAAAAAAAATCTTGGTGTTATCTAAACACTAAAGGAGAAATACTTAAAAACTTGTGGTTTGAAAATTTAGAATTATTTAATTAA
- the fabG gene encoding 3-oxoacyl-ACP reductase FabG: MKCALITGGSRGIGKAICIQLAKDTDYHILINYNSNETAAKQTLTEIEANGGTAEIIQFNVVDADQVKTKLDTWQENNKDAIIEVIINNAGITKDNLFMWMTQNDWQNVINTSLDGFYNVTNHLIQKLLRNRYGRIINIASVSGVKGTAGQTNYSAAKGAIIGATKALAQEIAKRNITVNAVAPGFIRTDMTNELDEKELKKLIPANRFGEAEEVAHIVSFLASKKASYITGEVININGGIYS, encoded by the coding sequence ATGAAGTGTGCTTTAATAACAGGTGGCTCGAGGGGAATTGGAAAAGCAATTTGCATACAACTCGCTAAAGACACCGATTATCATATATTAATTAATTACAATAGTAACGAAACTGCTGCAAAGCAAACTCTTACAGAAATAGAAGCCAATGGCGGAACTGCAGAAATTATTCAATTTAATGTAGTTGATGCTGATCAGGTAAAAACAAAACTAGATACTTGGCAAGAGAATAATAAAGACGCTATAATTGAAGTCATCATAAATAATGCGGGAATCACAAAGGACAACCTATTCATGTGGATGACCCAAAATGATTGGCAAAATGTTATTAACACCTCTCTTGATGGTTTTTATAATGTAACAAATCATTTAATTCAAAAATTATTACGAAACAGATATGGTAGAATTATAAATATTGCTTCTGTATCTGGAGTTAAGGGAACAGCTGGACAAACTAATTATTCTGCCGCTAAAGGTGCTATAATCGGAGCTACAAAAGCTCTTGCACAAGAAATAGCAAAAAGAAATATCACAGTAAATGCTGTTGCTCCGGGGTTTATTAGAACCGACATGACCAATGAGTTAGATGAAAAAGAACTTAAAAAGTTAATTCCAGCCAATAGATTTGGAGAAGCCGAAGAAGTAGCGCATATCGTATCGTTTTTAGCCTCCAAAAAAGCTTCATATATTACAGGTGAAGTGATTAATATAAACGGCGGAATTTACTCGTAA
- a CDS encoding beta-ketoacyl-[acyl-carrier-protein] synthase family protein, translating into MRRVVITGMGIYSCIGKNLEEVKTSLYNGTSGIVFDEKRKEFGYRSCLTGMVAEPELNKLLSRRQRISLGQEGTYAYIATLEALKNANIDQSFLDQNEVGILYGNDSTAQSVIESVEKIREKKDTTLVGSGAIFRGMNSSVTMNLSTIFKLRGINFTISAACASGSHAIGMAYQFIKSGLQDCIVCGGAQEINQLAMGSFDGLGVFSTNTEHPEKASRPFDTNRDGLVPSGGSATLIVESYESAIKRGATILGEIIGYGFSSNGEHISTPNVDGPSRAMKKALLQADIETSAIDYVNAHATSTPVGDANEAKAIYNVFGKNGPHVSSTKSMTGHECWMAGASEVIYSMLMMQHSFIAPNINLEQPDEDAAKLNLVNKTLDKKIDVFLSNSFGFGGTNSALIIKKFNK; encoded by the coding sequence ATGAGAAGAGTTGTAATCACGGGAATGGGTATATATTCTTGTATTGGTAAAAACCTCGAAGAAGTAAAAACATCATTATACAACGGGACATCTGGAATTGTTTTTGATGAAAAAAGAAAAGAATTCGGATATCGTTCTTGTTTAACAGGAATGGTAGCAGAACCAGAATTAAATAAATTACTTTCCCGAAGACAGCGTATTAGTCTAGGGCAAGAAGGAACATACGCTTATATAGCTACACTCGAAGCTTTAAAAAATGCGAATATAGATCAGTCTTTCCTTGATCAAAATGAAGTTGGTATCCTTTATGGGAATGATAGTACTGCGCAATCGGTTATTGAATCTGTAGAAAAGATTAGAGAAAAAAAAGATACCACATTAGTAGGTTCAGGAGCAATTTTTAGAGGAATGAACTCTTCTGTAACTATGAATCTCTCTACAATTTTTAAACTTAGAGGAATAAACTTTACTATTAGTGCAGCATGTGCCAGTGGATCCCATGCTATCGGAATGGCATATCAGTTTATAAAAAGCGGATTACAAGACTGTATTGTTTGCGGAGGAGCTCAGGAAATAAACCAGCTTGCCATGGGAAGTTTTGATGGTTTAGGAGTATTCTCTACAAATACAGAACATCCAGAAAAAGCCTCTCGACCATTTGATACTAATCGTGATGGATTGGTTCCAAGTGGTGGATCTGCCACACTTATCGTAGAAAGTTATGAATCCGCAATCAAAAGAGGAGCAACAATTCTTGGAGAAATTATAGGATATGGGTTTTCTTCAAATGGTGAACACATTTCTACTCCTAACGTTGATGGCCCGTCAAGAGCTATGAAAAAAGCACTCCTGCAAGCAGATATTGAAACATCGGCTATAGATTATGTAAATGCCCATGCAACCTCAACCCCTGTTGGAGATGCCAATGAAGCAAAAGCGATCTATAATGTTTTTGGAAAAAACGGACCACATGTAAGCTCTACAAAATCAATGACAGGGCACGAATGTTGGATGGCAGGAGCTAGTGAAGTCATCTATTCTATGCTCATGATGCAACATTCTTTTATTGCACCAAATATAAATTTGGAGCAGCCAGATGAAGATGCAGCCAAACTAAATTTGGTTAATAAAACTCTAGATAAAAAAATTGATGTATTTTTGTCTAATTCTTTTGGATTTGGGGGAACAAATTCCGCATTAATAATAAAAAAATTTAATAAATAG
- a CDS encoding acyl carrier protein: protein MDKEVIIEKINDFLIDEFEVEEENISPEANLKETLELDSLDFVDLVVAVESNFGVKLIGEDFINVVTLQNFYDLIENKIKSL from the coding sequence ATGGATAAAGAAGTTATTATTGAAAAGATAAACGACTTTCTTATTGATGAGTTTGAAGTAGAAGAGGAAAATATTTCTCCAGAAGCAAACTTAAAAGAGACTCTTGAGCTAGATAGCTTAGATTTTGTTGATCTTGTAGTAGCTGTAGAATCCAATTTTGGTGTAAAATTAATAGGCGAAGATTTTATAAATGTTGTAACACTTCAAAATTTTTACGATCTTATAGAGAATAAAATAAAATCGCTATAA
- a CDS encoding lipid A biosynthesis acyltransferase: protein MTTEWKGKSRGTVFGYKIFVFFIKKVGLGSAYFILYFVAVYFCFFALSSSRSIYYYLNKRLKYPRFKSILKIFQSYYVFGQTIIDKVAISSGLRNKFTYEFDGVELINETLKEKKGGILISAHLGNFEIAEHFFGELEENAAISLLTTDIEHTAIKNYLDSVTSKSNIKFIFIKEDLSHIFQINAALARNEIVCITGDRYFEGSKYLTQDLLGQEAKFPSGPFMLASRLKVPVLFVYVMKETNTHYHLYARKAKAKHRDAKELLKEYTESLKWMLDKYPLQWFNYFDFWNVNNK, encoded by the coding sequence ATGACTACTGAATGGAAAGGAAAGTCCAGAGGTACAGTATTTGGGTATAAAATATTTGTTTTCTTTATTAAAAAAGTTGGCTTAGGCTCTGCCTATTTTATTTTATACTTTGTTGCTGTATATTTTTGTTTTTTTGCCTTATCTAGTAGTAGATCTATATATTACTATTTAAATAAGAGACTTAAATACCCTAGATTTAAGAGTATTTTAAAAATATTCCAAAGCTATTATGTTTTTGGCCAGACTATTATTGATAAAGTAGCTATATCATCAGGCCTTAGAAACAAATTCACTTATGAGTTTGATGGCGTAGAACTCATAAACGAAACCTTGAAGGAAAAAAAAGGAGGTATTCTTATTAGTGCACATCTTGGTAATTTTGAGATTGCTGAACATTTTTTTGGTGAGTTAGAGGAAAATGCTGCAATTAGTCTTTTAACTACAGACATAGAACATACTGCAATTAAGAACTATCTTGATAGTGTGACCTCTAAATCTAATATTAAATTTATTTTCATCAAAGAAGATCTTTCTCATATCTTTCAAATTAATGCCGCTTTGGCTAGAAATGAAATTGTATGCATTACAGGAGACCGTTATTTTGAAGGTTCTAAATATTTAACACAAGATTTATTGGGGCAAGAAGCCAAGTTCCCTTCTGGACCTTTTATGCTAGCCTCTAGATTAAAAGTACCTGTACTTTTTGTGTATGTTATGAAAGAAACGAATACACATTACCACCTTTATGCCAGAAAAGCTAAAGCAAAACATAGGGATGCCAAAGAATTACTAAAAGAATACACAGAAAGCTTAAAATGGATGTTAGACAAGTATCCATTACAATGGTTTAACTATTTCGATTTTTGGAATGTAAATAATAAGTAA
- a CDS encoding beta-ketoacyl-ACP synthase III has protein sequence MKEVYITRISKFLPNSPISNDEMEDKLGVIDGKTSKGRRIVLRNNKIKTRYYAIDNSGNITHNNAQLAKEAVELLCDDTFKSSDIELLSCGTSSPDQILPSHAAMVHGFLKNGNIEINSPSGACCSGMNALKYGYLAIKSGQNTNAVCTGSERTSSWMKSDVFKNEVEHLKKLDETPILAFNKDFLRWMLSDGAGAFLLEDQPNGDLPLRIEWMEGYSYAHEIEACMYAGGDKLDNGLLKPWSEYPSEEWAQRSLFAMKQDVKLLGENILTKGVDSLKMALEKNKIKPQDITYYLPHISSYYFKENLYQEMKDNGVEIPWENWFMNLSNVGNVGAASIYIMLEELVASGNLKKGDKILLSVPESARFSYTYACLTVC, from the coding sequence ATGAAGGAAGTTTATATTACACGAATATCAAAATTTTTACCAAATTCTCCCATTAGTAATGATGAGATGGAAGATAAGCTAGGTGTTATAGATGGGAAGACATCTAAAGGTCGAAGAATTGTATTACGTAATAATAAAATAAAAACCAGATACTATGCAATTGATAATAGCGGAAACATAACACATAATAATGCTCAGCTTGCAAAAGAAGCTGTAGAATTATTATGTGATGATACTTTTAAATCTTCTGATATAGAATTATTATCATGCGGTACTTCTAGCCCTGATCAAATATTACCATCGCACGCAGCTATGGTTCATGGGTTTTTGAAAAACGGAAATATCGAAATTAACTCACCTTCGGGAGCTTGTTGTTCTGGTATGAATGCATTAAAGTATGGCTACCTGGCAATTAAATCAGGACAAAATACCAATGCCGTTTGCACAGGGTCTGAGCGAACATCGTCATGGATGAAATCAGACGTTTTCAAAAATGAAGTAGAGCATTTAAAAAAATTAGACGAAACACCGATTTTGGCCTTTAATAAAGATTTCTTACGCTGGATGTTATCCGATGGTGCCGGCGCGTTTCTTTTAGAAGACCAACCTAATGGAGATCTCCCTTTAAGAATTGAATGGATGGAAGGCTATTCTTATGCACATGAAATAGAAGCATGTATGTATGCAGGAGGGGATAAATTAGATAATGGCTTATTAAAACCCTGGAGTGAATACCCATCAGAAGAATGGGCTCAGAGATCCCTATTTGCAATGAAACAGGATGTAAAACTACTGGGAGAAAATATTCTTACAAAAGGAGTAGATAGTCTAAAAATGGCTCTAGAAAAAAATAAAATAAAGCCTCAAGATATTACCTATTACCTTCCTCATATATCTTCGTATTATTTTAAAGAAAATTTATACCAGGAAATGAAAGATAATGGCGTAGAGATTCCTTGGGAAAATTGGTTTATGAATTTAAGTAATGTAGGAAATGTTGGAGCAGCATCTATCTATATAATGCTCGAAGAGTTAGTTGCTTCTGGAAACCTTAAAAAAGGTGATAAAATATTATTATCAGTTCCCGAAAGCGCAAGATTTTCTTACACATATGCCTGTTTAACTGTATGTTAA
- a CDS encoding ABC transporter permease: MDKVKTLDIAKFLPHRAPFLMVDKVLSIDDEHVATSFNIKSDCIFVNDSFFSEIGMVENAAQTCSSIVGKSYFEDDDLEGEGTKLIGFISAIKKVVVYGCPKIGETIISKAVLKSRFDTEQYSMCTLECTIHETDKELLSCEINLFIQEMK, encoded by the coding sequence ATGGATAAAGTCAAAACATTAGATATCGCTAAATTCCTACCGCATCGCGCTCCTTTTTTAATGGTCGACAAAGTGCTATCTATAGATGACGAACATGTAGCAACCTCATTTAATATAAAATCAGATTGCATTTTTGTTAACGATTCTTTTTTTAGCGAAATAGGTATGGTAGAAAATGCTGCTCAAACCTGTTCTTCGATCGTTGGCAAAAGTTATTTTGAAGACGATGACCTAGAAGGCGAAGGCACCAAACTTATTGGTTTTATTAGTGCAATCAAAAAAGTTGTGGTTTACGGTTGTCCCAAAATAGGAGAAACAATAATTTCTAAAGCTGTTTTAAAATCCCGATTTGACACAGAGCAATATAGCATGTGTACATTAGAATGCACTATTCATGAAACAGATAAAGAATTATTATCTTGTGAAATAAATTTATTTATTCAGGAAATGAAATAA